GGTAGAAGCGAATATCTGTTCATCTTTCTAACTAAATCGAGACTTCTCCACGATTATTATTATCAAGTAGCCGGTTATCTTATATAAGGACGGGATGGGGAAGGAAAAGTTTAAATATAACCGTATAATTGAAAAGAACGATTTCAAATCCCTGGTAAGAGTTGCTGGATCACAGATAAATTTAAAGGCTTGGTAAAGTGATAATTAAATCCGGCTTCTTTAGATTTACGTCTGTCTTCCTCTTCTCCATACCCCGTGGCCGCTATCAACAACATTCCTTGCAGTGCGGGTTCTTGTCGAAGCCTTCGAGCCAGTTCATAGCCGTCTATGCCTGGCAAGCCGATATCAATAAAGGCCACCTTCGGTTGATGAATTAAAGCAGCTTCCAGGGCTGCATACCCGTCATAAACGACTATTACCTCATATCCCCAGAACTCTAATAATTCACCCAATGTTACAGCCGAGTCGACATTATCATCTACAACAAGCACACGCATGGGATATTTCTTAAAAAAGAAACTGAATAAACTTATTTGAGCAGAATCCTGTCGATTAAAACGATCTTGCTACCATTCTTCTCTATAATATATATTTATCAAATTAAAGTGAAACAAAAAACTGCTCATATTGGTTAATCGTGCGGAGGAAATAATTAAGGAGTGTTTATTATGAAAATAACCGATCTTAAGACCTATGTGGTGGCGAATCCACCCCCCTATCATGGAGGGCCTTATTTTATTTTCTTGAAACTGACTACGAACGACCAGATCGAAGGTTTCGGGGAAGTTTATGGGGTACCGTTTCGTCCTGACAAGGTCACTCAGCTTATTGAAGATGTAGTCGAGCGGTATGTGATAGGTTGGGATCCGTTCAAGATAGAACGGCTATGGCGGATTATTTACTCCAGTGGGTACGCCCAACATCCGGATTTGACCCTGGTAGGGATACTGAGTGGTATTGAGATTGCCTGCTGGGATATTATCGGTAAGGCGCTGAATCAGCCTATTTATAATCTCCTGGGCGGCCGGGTCCATGAAAAGCTTCGTTCTTACACCTATCTTTATCCAGCTCCGGATGATACGGCCTCGAAGAGTGAAACCTCAGATGCTCTGGCGATAGCCGATATTTTCGGTGACCCTGAGCTTGCTCCAAAGAGGGCGGCTCAATATGTTAAGCAAGGCTTTACGGCTTTGAAATTCGATCCGGTTATGCCCATGTCTGCCTTTGATCCCAGACAGCTTTCCTTAGAAGCCCTGGATAATGCCGAACTGGTTACTAAGAACATACGGGAGGCGGTGGGCAGCAAGTGTGATTTACTGATCGGGACCCATGGTCAGATGACCACATCAAGTGCCATCCGTCTGGCCAGGCGGTTGGAACCCTATGACCCCCTATGGTTTGAGGAGCCAGTACCACCGGAGAATAAGAAGGAGATGGGCCGTGTTGCTCAATTTACCCGTATTCCGGTTGCTTGCGGTGAACGTCTGGTCACTAAGTATGAATTTGCCGAACTGCTTGAGAAGCAGGCAGCAGCCATCCTTCAGCCCGCCCTTGCACGGGTTGGAGGGATCTTAGAAGCCAAGAAGATTGCCGGTATGGCCGAGGCTCACTATGCTCAGATAGCCCCGCATCTTTACTGTGGGCCCATAGAAGCAGCCGCCAATATCCAACTGGCTACCTGCAGTCCCAATTTCTTAATCCAGGAAAGTATCGAGACCTTTGGCGGTTTCTATGCCGAGCTCCTCAAGGAACCCATTAAATGGGAGGATGGTTATATTATCCCCCCCGACAAACCGGGTCTGGGAGTTGAATTGAATGAGGCTGTAGTGGCCAGTCACCCCTATACCGGAACCCTCTTCCCGGAAATGGTGGACAGACCTGTCTAGTCTTTCTCAACGACTCCTCCTTTTAAGCTTTCAAGAGTAGACTTTTTAACCTGACCCTTTAACCTCCTTCCAGATACGGGAAGGGGAAACTCAGGGATAGCCTGAGTCCCTACTCTCCCCTTCCCTTCTGGAGAAGGGAATCGGAAGGGTCAGGTCCAAAAAACCCACCCTTAGAAGCTCCTTTTAAGGAGAAGTAAGAAATTCATAGAATCTTCTGAACCTCCAGAGCCTGGAAAGAAGTCTCTGGATCAAATCGGTTTAATAACCCCTGCGTCATCTCACTTAACTCTGCCCGTTTAAAGATCATAATCTTAGGATGATCAAATAAGCGAAAGGTTAATTCGGCTCGATCATCCTTTAAGGTATAACCGAACAGGGAAGGATAGGTTTTAAAGGTTTTAAGGAGTCGATATCCCAGTCGACCTGAAAAGAGGTCTTGATAAAACTGATTGAGCGTAGGGTAAGAGCTCTGCCGATGGGAATATTGCTCATAACACTCATCACTGAAGATGATAAAATCAACCTTCTCCAGACGCTCCTGTAAGTAATGTTGCCACCAGCCGGGAGAATGTAGAGCCTGTCGTGAGTCCGTAATGAGATTGATAACCTTAATGGTAAAGTAGTCCTTTTTCACAAAGTGAAGGTGGGCTTCATCCACGATATAGGAAGTATAGAATTCCGGGTAAAAGAACATTGAACCTAGCAGGGGGGTGGAGGAAGATGTGTCAATGAGCACCGTAGACCCAGGAGGAATATGCTGATGAATCCAGCGAGAGGCCTGAATTCTGACATCTTCCTGGCGGTAAATATTCAGATAAGCCAGGGAATACAGCAAAGAAGTAATAATGACCAAGGTTATAACAACCTTTACGGCCACACGCTCAATGTGGTGTCTGGTTATTTTGAGGAGGTCAAGCAGGAAGCGTGCACCGAGCAGACACAAGAAGGGAAGTAAAGGAATGGCATATCGGATAAATTTCATGTAACCACCGCCGATGAAATAAAAGTAAGGAAGGAGAAAAGACAAGAGCAACAGGTCTGGGATTTTTCGCTTCACAAAGGCCCAGATCATTCCAGCCATGCAAACAGCTTCTAATAAAGGGCCCATACCAAAATAAAGGAGGTTGGTGAACCAATACAGAAAGGTCGTGTCGGTAAACTGAAAAGTCCACTGAGGTTGATTGGTCCCCTTAACAAACTGGGCTGTTTTATGGGACATTTCCTGAAATTTCTCAAAATTAATAAGCACAAAGGGATTTAGTAAGAGAAAGGTAATCCCCGCCAGGAAAATGGGGAATAACACGAACCCCCAAAATGAAATAGAGAAAAGGACTTTTTTATAAGCGGCCCACGAGCGTAGATGTTGGAATCTCTCGATGAGATAAGCTGTCAGGATCACTGGAAGTACCATAAGGGCCGTCTGCTTGGTAGCCATCCCCACTCCGGTAAAGATTCCAGCCAATACATAATATTTAAGCCTATGCTTTTCAATAAACCGGGCTGCAAAGAAAACGGTTAAGACTAAGAAGAAGGTGAAAGGTACATCGGGGAAGTAAAAATGAGAATCTCGGACGTGTAAGACGGAAAAAGCCAGAAACACGGCGGCTAATATTCCAACGGATTGGGTATATAACTGTTTTCCCAATAAATAAACTGCAATCAAAGTGATCGAACCAAAACTGGCTGCTATACCTCGTCCCAGGAGATAATAGAGGGTTAAACTACGAGGATCTGTAAGGGAAAAAGAATGAAAAAAAGAGGCCAACGTGATCAGGCTGATGAGCAGGTACATAAGAAAAGGAGGATAAAGAAAAAACCGAATCTCTTGATGGGTGAGTTGTTGGATAGATTCGGCAGTTCTGAGTTTTTCTGTGAAGTAGGCTAAGATATGTTCATCACTATGAAAATGATAAGGTAATCCCCAGCTTAATCCGTAAAATCGCATCCCTATCCCGGTTAGAATAGCCAGGAGGAAAAGTAGAAACGTACTATTCCGGTTCTTCAGATTATAATAAATTGTCCGGATAGCCACAGGCTTTCTCATAGGCCCTCCCTGTAGGGGCATAGCAAGCTACGTCCCTTACTAAAGTGCAAGAACGATAGCCGGCAGCTCAAGCCCTGATCATCTCCTAGCTTCTGGTTCCCCGTAGGCCTTGAAACCAGGGTATGGAATGGACTCTTAAATGTTGGGCTGGGAACTAAATTTCCACACTCTCTTAGACGTTTTATTTTAAATTTTGTTCCTTTTTATCCTGAATGCTATAAAAACATAAGTAATAGCTTAATTATCAGCTTTATAACACTTTCAGTGTTGACGAATGATGAGCAGTACATAGTGAATAGTTATTCATTGGCTACTCTCCCTTTGTCGTTCACTTACCGTTAAAAATAGGTGAGGGGCCCTACATGGCCCTTGTGTAGGCAGCCCTACCCATCCTCCCTCAAGCTTTCAAGAGTATCTTTTTTGTACCTAACGCTTCTGACTCCCCTTCCCTCACAGGAAAGGAGAGAGTGGAAACCTAAGCCATTCCAGAGTACCCTCCTCCCCATGAGGGCTATACATTATCTACATCTAAAAGCCTTCTTACCCTTGGTCTTAAAACAGAAGCCTTCTTGTCCTCATAACGATGGGAATTCCTGCCTGGCTTTGGATCTGCAAGTTTTTCTGCCTCACATTCAATTTCCATAAGGATGAGGGTAAATCCCATTGCCTCTGAAAAGCCTTTCAACTTCATACTTTGAACCTGCAATTACCTCTGCTACCGGCATGGGGATTTTCCTTACCATACTCTCCCCATTGATCTGTCTTACTTTACCATGGGTTTTCCTTGTCATCGAGCGGTATCCGTTGCTTGTAGCGCCTCCTCTTTTAACGGCTAGTTATGGGAATTTGAAATGCTCTTTGGTTCAAAGTATGAACTCATTACTTCATACCCCTTCAAGTTTTTAATTGACGAGTTCATCGGTTAAAGTATAATAATTATTATGTCCCATGAAAAACTTAAAAGCCGGATCCAGCGGTGTGTAGGTATTCTCACCACGATCTGGTCAAGAAAAGCCGTAAACCGGAACGTTCTGGCAAAGAGATATCACTGTTCAACCCGCATGATTTCTGAAGATCTGGCCTTACTTCGGGAAGTGGGATTTCCGATCAAGTATGAAAAAGGGGGCTATACGCTGTCCCTTGCAGAGCTTCAGATTCCACCCCTTCCACTTAGTGAAGAACAAATACTGGCCCTGTTCATAGGTTCCCAACTGATGGTCCTGTCTCCCCTGGAAGGTCACGCCGGCGAAGCGGTCAATACGCTGTTATCGGTATTTCCAGAGGAAACGCGCACCTACCTGCGCAACCTGACCGATCGCATCTGTATAGCTCCCGGAGCCGGGGTTGGGGATGCGGAGATTATTTTCAACTTATACCGGGCGGTATCTGAATGCCGTTCTATTCGAATAAAGTACCAGGCTTTGTCCACGCGTCAGGAGGAGATCCACGACGTGGATCCCTACGGGATTTATATCAAAGACAGGGCCAGTTCTTACATGGTAGGGTATTCGTACGGAGCCTATCAAACCCTTCGTCGGTTTAAGATTTGTCGGATTCAGGAGTTGGAGTTTCGAGGCCTTCGCTTTACCTATCCCAAAGACTTTTCCATCCGCAGAGAGATGGCCCATGGGTTTTGGAGCGGTGACCGGGAGTATCAGGTATTAATCCGATTTGCTCCCTCTATTGTCCAATTAGTCAAAGAACGTGAACCGGCTGAGCGGATCGAAATGCAACCCGACGGGTCGGCGTATGTCCGTAAAACGGTCAAGAATCTGAAGGAGGTTTTATGGGATATTTTGAGGTACGAAGCCGATGCGGAAGTGCTGGAACCGGAGGAATTACGGGAGATGGTCAAGGCGAGCATTGAAAGGATGAGAAGGGTGTATGCGAACGATGGGTAATAGGCGATAGACGATGGACCCTGGACGATGAAAGATGAAATAAGAATTAGGGGTCAGATAGGTTAACCGTCTCGGTTGATGGTAGGGGTGACCAGCCGGTCGCTCATACGTAGGTATTATTTCCTTAATTCCAAATTCCTAAGTAAGGGCATAGCGTCGCTGTGCCTCCCACTTTGTGGTCTACGGTCCATCGCCGCAAGCCCAACGAGCTATAAGCCATGACCTTAGGTTAGCCGTCCCGGTTGAATTAAAGTAAGGGCGCACCGCCGTGCGCCCCTACCACGGCTAAAGGCTCTACTTAAATGATCTCAGGAAAACAGGAAACGAAAATCATTCGATTAGCTTCGTATGTGGCCCAGCAAATCCAAATGGGCCAGGAACCCGCCAAAACCCATGTAGATGATCTCTGCCGAATTTACCAAAGTGGTAACGTGGAATCCGATTTACTCAAGGCCTCGCTCAAAAGTTTAGACGTCCCTCAACTGGAACGGCTTTTACGGAGAAGACAACCAGGTTCCCTTTCCTCCCCTATCCAGACTGATAAAGGAGAAGATGAAGTTCCTTCTGTTCCAGGCAGAGAGGTTACCCGGTATAAAACCACATTACCCCGTGAAGCTCAGGCACGTGTGGCTGTGGATAGTTTAATCGCCCGTTACCTGAGCTGGCTGGCTCGCCATCCATCCCGCCGGGCTGTGGTCCTGGCGGAAAGCGATCGGCATGTGATTTTTTTTATCCCTGAAGGGAGTAAGTTTGATCCTGAAGAAGCCTGGAACGAATTCGTCCAGTTTGCCTTCTCTATCGAGGAATTAATACGCACGTTTGTGGCCATGCTGAACACAATTCACTTATCAGAGAGAGAAACCGGGGGATTCCAGGTTCCGAATTTTCCAGTGGTTAGCCCTGGTAGCCGATTGGTCATTCTGGCCTGGCTTTTGCGTGGATTAGAACAAAAACACGATGAACTTCAAAAGAGCCCAGAAAAGTTAAAGGAGTGGAATGAAGAAATCAGAGGCAAGATAGAAGCCTATTTGGAAAACCAGACCAAAATTTACCACGAAATTTCTCAGTTGAGGGAACAGTTAAAACGTGAATCTAATCCGAAACGCCGAAATGGTCTTGAAAATAAAATTCAAGGGAAGAGTTACGGGTTAGACCTATCCCTGGCCCAGGTGGAGCACTGCAAAACCCTATTCCAGGAGGCCGATGGCCACCCGTTTAAATTTCTGAAGCGTTATCAAGATGCCCATCCGGCGTTATTCGAACGGGTAAAAAAACTCTCCGAACTCTTCACCAGGAAGGCTGCCCAGCAGATTGGCTGGCGTAAGAACCGAATGGCCGATGCAATCATTGAAATTATTCGCCTTGTAAGCTGGTCTGAACTCAATCAGCAAGACAGAGAGGATGCCCTTATAGGGGCCGTAAGGGCCAGGCCTTTTCGAGTGAAACCGTTGCTGTTGGAAGCCCCGGAAACCCTGGACCCTCGCCCCCCAGGGGACAATACCGATAGAAGCAGGTTTTGCTACGTATGCGGCCGCCTGTTAAGGGCTGAGGACGAAGCAGAGATAAACCGGCTTATTTTTGAGTCTCCATCCCAGAGGCTCCAATCGAGTGGAGGCGAAAAACGTCCGGCGGTTTGTCATAACTGTGTGGCTATAGCCCTGGCCTCTCCCCTCAAACCGAGCAAGCAAAGTGTTATCATCCGGCTTGAGCCTGTAGCTCAAGATGGTTTAGTACAGGGACGTTCGGCGGCCGTACTTGGCAGGCTGGAATCGTTCCTGCGAGGGCTTACCCTCTCGCAACTGGATCTGGCAGCCGGTAACTACCTGATGCTCACAAGTAGTGAACGGGTTAAAGTCGGTGGGAAGTGGCGATATTTTGCCGACGTGGTAGGTACCAAAATTTACACCCATCTTAGGCTGGCCGAACTTTTCGATCATCAGGTTTT
This sequence is a window from Candidatus Limnocylindrales bacterium. Protein-coding genes within it:
- a CDS encoding response regulator, which produces MRVLVVDDNVDSAVTLGELLEFWGYEVIVVYDGYAALEAALIHQPKVAFIDIGLPGIDGYELARRLRQEPALQGMLLIAATGYGEEEDRRKSKEAGFNYHFTKPLNLSVIQQLLPGI
- a CDS encoding mandelate racemase/muconate lactonizing enzyme family protein — its product is MKITDLKTYVVANPPPYHGGPYFIFLKLTTNDQIEGFGEVYGVPFRPDKVTQLIEDVVERYVIGWDPFKIERLWRIIYSSGYAQHPDLTLVGILSGIEIACWDIIGKALNQPIYNLLGGRVHEKLRSYTYLYPAPDDTASKSETSDALAIADIFGDPELAPKRAAQYVKQGFTALKFDPVMPMSAFDPRQLSLEALDNAELVTKNIREAVGSKCDLLIGTHGQMTTSSAIRLARRLEPYDPLWFEEPVPPENKKEMGRVAQFTRIPVACGERLVTKYEFAELLEKQAAAILQPALARVGGILEAKKIAGMAEAHYAQIAPHLYCGPIEAAANIQLATCSPNFLIQESIETFGGFYAELLKEPIKWEDGYIIPPDKPGLGVELNEAVVASHPYTGTLFPEMVDRPV
- a CDS encoding glycosyltransferase family 39 protein, yielding MRKPVAIRTIYYNLKNRNSTFLLFLLAILTGIGMRFYGLSWGLPYHFHSDEHILAYFTEKLRTAESIQQLTHQEIRFFLYPPFLMYLLISLITLASFFHSFSLTDPRSLTLYYLLGRGIAASFGSITLIAVYLLGKQLYTQSVGILAAVFLAFSVLHVRDSHFYFPDVPFTFFLVLTVFFAARFIEKHRLKYYVLAGIFTGVGMATKQTALMVLPVILTAYLIERFQHLRSWAAYKKVLFSISFWGFVLFPIFLAGITFLLLNPFVLINFEKFQEMSHKTAQFVKGTNQPQWTFQFTDTTFLYWFTNLLYFGMGPLLEAVCMAGMIWAFVKRKIPDLLLLSFLLPYFYFIGGGYMKFIRYAIPLLPFLCLLGARFLLDLLKITRHHIERVAVKVVITLVIITSLLYSLAYLNIYRQEDVRIQASRWIHQHIPPGSTVLIDTSSSTPLLGSMFFYPEFYTSYIVDEAHLHFVKKDYFTIKVINLITDSRQALHSPGWWQHYLQERLEKVDFIIFSDECYEQYSHRQSSYPTLNQFYQDLFSGRLGYRLLKTFKTYPSLFGYTLKDDRAELTFRLFDHPKIMIFKRAELSEMTQGLLNRFDPETSFQALEVQKIL
- a CDS encoding WYL domain-containing transcriptional regulator, with protein sequence MSHEKLKSRIQRCVGILTTIWSRKAVNRNVLAKRYHCSTRMISEDLALLREVGFPIKYEKGGYTLSLAELQIPPLPLSEEQILALFIGSQLMVLSPLEGHAGEAVNTLLSVFPEETRTYLRNLTDRICIAPGAGVGDAEIIFNLYRAVSECRSIRIKYQALSTRQEEIHDVDPYGIYIKDRASSYMVGYSYGAYQTLRRFKICRIQELEFRGLRFTYPKDFSIRREMAHGFWSGDREYQVLIRFAPSIVQLVKEREPAERIEMQPDGSAYVRKTVKNLKEVLWDILRYEADAEVLEPEELREMVKASIERMRRVYANDG